A single region of the Ignavibacteria bacterium genome encodes:
- a CDS encoding LPS-assembly protein LptD, giving the protein MNRFLVLLIVLGTVACSPLTGSVRMGYQLDRDSIPLGNDSLAVLADTILTQDSVAKSDLDTLIYASATDSILFFTKQKRMEIYNKGLIKYRTTELRSGKIIVYFESSNVDAYGSYIDSAGYKVVKQLPELIDGKDKYNGEVMKYNFKTKRGYITFASTTNQEASYSGVKIKKMDEKNYFVEGGFYTTCEHNPPHYGFKCTEMKVIPDEQLIGKWIWLTFGGVPFPVPLPFAVIPLQKGRRSGLLTPAFGNRTGYGRYLSRFGYYWAINDYMDLTTTGDYYTRGGWGINGNFRYVKRYDFSGFVEAGYSNLNQGESTDPDRTDEKNWRLRLVHNQPLTPDSRIDANIEFLSSNYIKQNSSNYNDLLRNNIYSNISYFQNFEEFGAGLSVNYSREQDLQTGNINEILPNISFSKSVFYPFRSAEIKTDEAWYEKLGISYSGQLQNNRKNTDGVLDVRGGVRHSLNFSLSPKIGYINVTPNVSYQELWYNKQIERTSIYIPDGSSANMMNSYNYSLMSSNALKDSIITNDVDKIGFVRTFRVGVSATTKLYGIFPVNTFGISSLRHTFIPTLSYDYQPDFSLDGWGYFGAYTDATGRVVKYNKYEREIFGGASTGEQQSMRLGLSNIFEIKTKPDPTDTTSKEKKIQLLNVNGGISHNFAADSLKLSNLFLDYRTQVLDFLSLSGSAVFSPYVWDANGREINKFLIAEGQGLLQLRNFNFSASATLTGERIADETKKDSVNVEQKVFYQNRNYQGLFAEVDPDFSIPWSLNLSFNYNENRVTPVQILKYTTLRADLNFNLTKFWKFTLGGSYDFENKEFAAPQIVVSRDLHCWIMNFVWNPVGTYTGYRFEIKVKAPQLQDLKLEKSDNFFSGRR; this is encoded by the coding sequence TTACTGATTGTTCTTGGTACGGTTGCCTGTTCTCCCCTTACAGGCAGTGTGAGGATGGGTTATCAATTGGACAGAGACAGCATTCCTCTGGGAAATGATTCACTCGCAGTACTTGCCGATACCATTCTGACGCAGGATTCAGTAGCTAAGAGCGACCTTGACACTCTGATTTATGCTTCAGCTACAGATTCGATACTTTTCTTCACAAAACAGAAAAGGATGGAGATCTACAACAAAGGATTGATAAAGTATCGAACAACCGAACTCAGAAGCGGTAAAATTATAGTGTATTTCGAGTCCTCCAATGTTGACGCCTATGGAAGTTATATTGACAGTGCCGGTTACAAGGTAGTGAAGCAGCTTCCCGAACTGATTGACGGGAAAGACAAGTATAACGGAGAAGTGATGAAATATAACTTCAAGACCAAACGGGGTTATATAACATTCGCATCGACCACGAATCAGGAGGCTTCCTATTCAGGTGTAAAAATCAAGAAAATGGATGAAAAAAACTATTTTGTTGAGGGAGGATTTTATACCACCTGTGAACATAATCCGCCGCACTATGGCTTCAAATGTACAGAAATGAAAGTCATTCCCGATGAACAGTTAATAGGAAAGTGGATCTGGCTCACTTTCGGCGGTGTACCCTTTCCGGTGCCGCTTCCTTTTGCTGTTATCCCATTACAAAAGGGAAGACGGTCGGGACTGCTAACACCTGCATTTGGAAACAGGACCGGTTACGGAAGGTATCTTTCCCGGTTTGGGTACTACTGGGCTATAAACGATTATATGGATTTGACCACAACAGGTGATTATTATACCCGTGGTGGTTGGGGTATAAATGGAAATTTCCGCTATGTAAAAAGGTATGATTTCTCAGGTTTTGTGGAGGCGGGGTACTCAAATCTAAACCAGGGGGAATCAACTGATCCCGACAGAACTGATGAGAAAAACTGGCGATTGAGACTGGTTCACAATCAGCCTCTGACCCCTGATTCCAGAATAGACGCCAATATCGAGTTTCTTTCGAGCAATTATATAAAACAGAATTCCTCGAACTATAACGATCTGTTACGGAATAACATCTATTCCAATATCTCATATTTCCAGAATTTTGAGGAATTCGGAGCAGGGCTTAGTGTAAATTACAGTAGAGAACAGGATTTGCAGACTGGTAATATCAACGAAATATTGCCTAATATTTCCTTCTCGAAGTCTGTTTTTTATCCTTTTCGAAGTGCTGAAATAAAAACTGATGAAGCCTGGTACGAAAAACTCGGAATAAGCTATTCCGGACAGCTGCAGAATAACAGGAAAAATACCGATGGTGTTTTGGATGTGAGGGGTGGTGTGAGGCACAGTCTCAATTTCTCACTCTCTCCAAAAATAGGATACATAAATGTAACTCCAAATGTGAGTTATCAGGAATTATGGTACAACAAGCAGATAGAGCGAACATCGATTTACATTCCTGATGGCAGCAGTGCAAACATGATGAATTCGTATAACTACTCGTTGATGTCGTCAAATGCTTTGAAAGATTCAATTATCACTAATGATGTCGATAAAATCGGTTTTGTCAGAACTTTTCGCGTCGGGGTTTCGGCAACTACCAAACTCTACGGAATTTTCCCGGTAAACACTTTCGGAATTTCCTCCCTTCGTCACACATTCATACCAACTTTGAGTTATGACTATCAGCCCGATTTTTCATTGGATGGCTGGGGTTATTTTGGTGCATATACCGATGCTACCGGCAGAGTGGTTAAGTATAACAAATATGAGAGAGAAATCTTTGGCGGAGCTTCGACAGGTGAGCAACAAAGCATGCGGCTGGGGCTTTCGAACATCTTTGAAATAAAGACAAAACCGGATCCTACGGATACCACTTCCAAAGAAAAGAAAATCCAGTTGCTGAATGTCAACGGAGGAATATCACACAATTTTGCCGCTGATTCTCTAAAACTTTCAAATTTGTTTCTCGATTACAGGACTCAGGTTCTCGATTTTCTGAGTCTTTCCGGGTCGGCAGTTTTCAGTCCTTATGTCTGGGATGCAAATGGCAGGGAAATCAATAAATTTCTCATCGCTGAGGGGCAGGGTCTGTTGCAGTTGCGGAACTTCAACTTTTCAGCTTCGGCCACTCTGACGGGAGAGAGAATAGCTGATGAGACAAAAAAAGATTCGGTGAATGTAGAACAAAAAGTTTTTTATCAGAACAGGAATTATCAGGGACTGTTTGCGGAAGTTGACCCCGATTTTTCCATTCCATGGTCGTTGAATTTGTCATTTAATTACAACGAGAACAGGGTAACTCCAGTTCAGATATTAAAATACACCACCCTTCGGGCTGATTTAAATTTCAATTTGACCAAATTCTGGAAATTTACACTTGGGGGAAGCTATGATTTTGAAAACAAAGAGTTCGCAGCACCACAAATAGTTGTAAGCAGGGATCTCCATTGCTGGATTATGAATTTTGTGTGGAATCCTGTCGGCACTTATACAGGTTACAGATTTGAAATAAAAGTTAAAGCCCCGCAATTGCAGGACCTTAAACTCGAAAAATCTGATAATTTCTTCAGTGGAAGAAGATAG